A window of the Brassica oleracea var. oleracea cultivar TO1000 chromosome C1, BOL, whole genome shotgun sequence genome harbors these coding sequences:
- the LOC106305595 gene encoding inactive disease resistance protein RPS4-like, which translates to MASASSSSKRQFDVFVSFRGADTRNTFTSYLRQSLHRKGIDTFFDEKLRRGQDLSVLFDRIEQSKMSIVVFSENYANTTWCLEELWKIMQCREKRGHGVIPIFYKVKKSDVENQKGSFEAPFKNPKECLKGDGQKVGAWKEALRAASNILGFVLPEERPESEFVEKIAKETFRMLNDLSPCEISGFPGIESRSKELEELLMFDNANCVRAIGVLGMTGIGKTKVADSVYKRNHRQFDGYYFLEDVDKELEWHTLSYLREKLLCKLLDEEDLDVRALGRLEDFLRNKKVFIVLDNVTKENQIKDLIGPLEQYRKGSRIVITTRDKKLLQNNTDATYLVPWLNDLEAMELFSIGAFPENLYPPEEFLDLSNKFVYYAKGHPSALKLLGSGLCKKEKTYWMEKWERLRVMPDKEIQKELKRSYEELDDEQRSIFLDIACFFRSEKADFVSSILESDRVNAAAVMRELEEKCLVTISYNRLEMHDLMHAMGKEIGSESSIRRAGKRSRLWNHKDIRHVLEQRTGTECVRGIFFNMSNVEKIKLSPDVFIRMSNLKFLKFHNSHCSQWCDNDHKFQFCEGLDHFPDELVYLHWQGYPYNCLPSEFNPEELVDLNLRYSHIKQLWETEKNTENLRWVDLSHSKGLLNLSGLSKAKNLERLDLEGCTSLAALGSSIEQMDKLISLNLRECTSLESLPEGIKLKSLKTLILSGCSNLQKFQIISENIESLYLEGSAIEQVVEHIESLCNLILLNLKNCRRLKSLPNDLYKLKSLQELILSGCSALESLPPINQKMECLEILLMDGTSIRQTPEMICLSNLKLFSFCGSSVKDSTWLVLLPFSGNSCLWDLYLTNCNIYKLPDNFSSLRSLRCLCLSRNNIETLPESIEKLYSLLLLDLKHCRKLNTLPVLPPNLQYVDAHGCVSLEKVAKPVTLPLVTERMHTSFIFTDCFKLNRAEQESIVDQAQLKSQLLARTSLQHNHKGPVTDPLVAVSFPGSDIPSWLCNQRMGSSIETDLVSHWCNSKFIGVSLCVVVSFEGHESYYANGLSVRCKCEFKNQNGQSISFSFCLGGWNESCGSSCHEPRKLGSDHVFISYNKCKVAVFRWSEESNDGNRCRPTSASFEFYLTDDTERKLESCKVIRCGMSLLYDPDENDRGFQGTRVTDIVERTSSEAFVPVKGLSHSQVGERRNGIIRDEIPL; encoded by the exons ATGGCTTCTGCCTCGTCTTCCTCCAAGCGCCAGTTCGACGTGTTTGTGAGCTTCAGAGGCGCTGACACGCGTAACACCTTCACTTCTTACCTCCGTCAGTCCCTACACCGGAAAGGCATCGATACTTTCTTTGATGAGAAACTCCGGCGAGGCCAGGATCTCTCGGTCCTCTTTGACAGGATCGAGCAATCTAAAATGTCCATCGTCGTCTTCTCGGAGAACTACGCCAACACCACCTGGTGCTTGGAGGAACTCTGGAAGATAATGCAGTGCAGGGAGAAAAGAGGTCACGGTGTGATACCCATTTTTTACAAAGTCAAGAAGTCTGATGTGGAGAATCAGAAAGGGAGTTTTGAAGCTCCTTTCAAGAACCCTAAGGAGTGTCTCAAGGGAGATGGGCAGAAGGTTGGGGCCTGGAAGGAAGCTCTGAGGGCTGCTTCCAATATACTAGGCTTTGTGCTTCCTGAAGAAAG GCCGGAGAGTGAATTTGTTGAGAAAATAGCCAAGGAAACTTTCAGGATGCTGAATGATCTGTCTCCATGTGAGATCAGTGGTTTCCCGGGGATTGAGTCACGTTCAAAGGAACTGGAGGAGTTATTGATGTTTGATAATGCAAACTGTGTCCGTGCCATTGGGGTTCTCGGCATGACTGGAATCGGCAAGACGAAGGTTGCTGATAGCGTATATAAACGAAACCACCGTCAGTTTGATGGCTACTATTTCCTTGAAGACGTTGACAAGGAGCTGGAATGGCATACATTAAGTTATTTGCGGGAGAAACTCCTCTGTAAGTTATTGGATGAAGAAGATTTGGATGTCAGAGCGCTTGGAAGATTGGAAGACTTTCTAAGGAACAAGAAGGTGTTTATTGTGCTGGATAATGTGACCAAAGAAAACCAAATCAAAGATCTCATCGGACCGCTGGAGCAGTACCGGAAAGGAAGTAGGATTGTTATAACAACCAGAGACAAGAAACTGCTACAGAACAACACTGACGCAACATATTTAGTTCCCTGGTTAAACGACCTGGAAGCTATGGAGCTTTTCAGCATTGGTGCATTTCCTGAAAACCTCTACCCACCGGAAGAATTTCTGGATCTCTCAAACAAATTTGTTTATTATGCTAAAGGGCATCCGTCAGCTTTGAAGTTATTAGGCTCAGGTCTATGCAAGAAGGAAAAAACATACTGGATGGAGAAATGGGAGAGATTAAGAGTAATGCCAGACAAGGAGATTCAGAAAGAGCTAAAAAGGAGCTATGAAGAACTGGATGATGAACAGAGGAGCATATTCCTGGACATAGCATGTTTTTTCAGATCTGAAAAAGCGGACTTCGTTTCAAGCATTCTGGAATCAGACCGTGTCAATGCTGCAGCTGTGATGAGAGAGCTTGAAGAGAAGTGCTTGGTGACCATTTCGTATAATCGGCTTGAGATGCATGATCTAATGCATGCAATGGGGAAGGAAATCGGAAGTGAATCGTCCATCAGAAGGGCAGGTAAACGTAGTAGATTGTGGAACCACAAAGATATTCGTCATGTGCTGGAGCAGAGAACG GGAACAGAATGTGTTAGAGGCATCTTCTTCAACATGTCTAATGTCGAAAAGATCAAACTAAGCCCTGACGTTTTCATAAGGATGTCGAATCTCAAATTCCTGAAATTCCACAATTCTCATTGTTCCCAGTGGTGTGACAATGACCATAAGTTTCAGTTCTGCGAAGGGCTTGATCACTTTCCAGATGAGCTTGTGTACCTCCACTGGCAAGGGTATCCTTACAATTGCTTGCCATCAGAATTTAATCCAGAAGAACTTGTCGATCTTAATCTGCGTTATAGCCACATCAAACAACTGTGGGAAACTGAAAAG AACACAGAAAATCTAAGATGGGTCGACCTCAGTCATTCAAAGGGCTTGCTGAACTTATCAGGTTTGTCCAAGGCCAAAAATCTTGAACGACTGGATCTTGAAGGCTGTACGAGTTTGGCTGCGTTGGGCTCATCAATAGAACAGATGGACAAACTTATTTCCTTGAACCTCAGAGAGTGCACAAGCCTAGAGAGTCTTCCAGAGGGAATCAAGTTAAAATCTCTGAAGACTCTGATCCTCAGTGGCTGCTCAAACCTTCAAAAGTTTCAAATCATATCAGAAAATATTGAATCTCTTTATTTGGAAGGCTCAGCAATCGAACAAGTCGTTGAACACATCGAGAGTCTTTGCAATCTTATTTTACTGAATCTCAAGAATTGTCGCAGGTTGAAGTCTCTTCCCAACGATCTTTACAAGCTGAAATCTCTTCAAGAACTCATCCTCTCTGGCTGTTCAGCGCTGGAGAGTCTTCCACCCATCAACCAGAAAATGGAATGCTTAGAGATTTTGCTGATGGATGGAACATCCATCAGACAGACACCTGAAATGATTTGCTTGAGTAACCTCAAGCTGTTTTCCTTCTGTGGATCTAGCGTAAAAGACTCCACATGGTTGGTATTGTTGCCTTTCTCAGGCAACTCTTGCTTATGGGACCTCTATCTCACGAACTGCAATATCTACAAACTGCCGGATAACTTTAGCTCCTTACGCTCGTTGCGATGTCTATGCTTAAGCAGAAACAATATAGAGACCTTACCTGAAAGCATCGAGAAACTTTATTCTCTGTTGTTGCTTGACTTGAAACATTGCCGCAAGCTCAATACTCTCCCGGTCCTTCCACCTAATCTACAGTATGTAGATGCTCATGGATGTGTTTCTCTGGAAAAAGTTGCCAAACCAGTGACGCTTCCCTTGGTAACTGAGAGGATGCATACTAGTTTCATATTCACGGATTGCTTCAAGCTCAACCGAGCTGAACAGGAAAGTATTGTAGATCAAGCCCAACTCAAGAGCCAGCTACTAGCAAGGACATCTCTTCAACATAATCATAAG GGACCAGTTACGGATCCGCTGGTTGCCGTTTCCTTTCCAGGAAGTGACATACCTTCATGGTTATGTAATCAGAGAATGGGATCTTCCATAGAAACCGACCTGGTTTCACACTGGTGTAACAGTAAATTTATAGGAGTTTCCCTATGTGTTGTTGTCAGCTTCGAGGGCCATGAAAGTTATTATGCCAACGGCTTATCTGTAAGATGCAAGTGCGAATTCAAAAATCAAAACGGTCAGTCTATCAGCTTTAGTTTCTGTCTTGGGGGATGGAACGAGTCATGTGGATCATCTTGTCATGAACCACGGAAACTTGGATCTGACCATGTTTTCATCAGTTATAACAAGTGCAAAGTGGCAGTCTTCCGATGGAGTGAGGAGAGTAACGACGGCAATAGATGTCGTCCCACTAGTGCCTCGTTTGAATTCTACCTTACTGATGACACTGAAAGGAAACTAGAAAGCTGCAAGGTGATAAGGTGTGGGATGAGTTTGCTATATGATCCAGATGAGAACGACCGTGGATTCCAGGGAACACGGGTTACAGATATTGTTGAGCGTACATCGAGTGAAGCTTTTGTGCCCGTGAAAGGTCTGTCTCACTCGCAAGTTGGAGAAAGAAGGAATGGTATAATAAGAGATGAAATCCCCTTGTGA
- the LOC106305686 gene encoding cyclin-T1-2 — protein sequence MDGPLPVKVPGNQGDDATSVSWYLSRREIETNSPSRRDGMGLKMEIRLRKSYCTFLKNLGVRLKVPQITIATAIVFCHRFFLRQSHAKNDRWTIATACMFLAGKAEETPRVLQDVAIVSYEIIHKKDVPPAQRKEVCEQQKKCVLSAEELVLSTLNFDLSVGHPYEPLIDAIKKYKVEEVKSQFPQVAWSFVNDCYGTTLCLQYKPRQIAAGAFFLAAEHLTVDLQSYGEGLFQEFDTTPGQLEDIRGQMLELYEKKHVSTTQGSIVERSNGGEMVHQPVSKEVASTDKCPSSDTGGGGPSKVNLSQSNDQIVDDDVSRPEGIEKDNSKIEAGENPNGHSIDEDSQLRAEEVKDKGEKDKKSDEGIKKMDLSERGAEDVEELRDEDDKTVEMGSQSSLIATQV from the exons ATGGATGGACCGTTGCCTGTGAAGGTTCCTGGCAACCAGGGCGATGATGCTACGTCTGTCTCTTGGTATCTTTCAAGGCGAGAAATCGAAACTAACTCACCGTCAAGACGAGATGGTATGGGTTTGAAAATGGAGATTCGCCTACGCAAGTCTTACTGTACCTTCTTGAAAAATCTCGGTGTGAGATTGAAAGT TCCCCAGATAACAATAGCCACTGCTATTGTATTCTGTCACCGCTTCTTCCTTCGTCAGTCACACGCTAAGAATGACAGATGG ACAATTGCAACAGCATGCATGTTCCTTGCTGGGAAGGCCGAGGAAACTCCACGGGTTTTACAAGACGTTGCTATTGTCTCTTATGAGATAATACACAAGAAGGATGTTCCTCCTGCCCAGAGAAAG GAAGTATGTGAGCAACAGAAAAAGTGTGTGTTAAGCGCAGAGGAGCTAGTTCTTTCTACGTTAAACTTCGATCTCAGTGTTGGTCACCCTTACGAACCTCTGATAGACGCAATTAAGAAGTATAAGGTTGAAGAGGTTAAGTCCCAGTTTCCTCAAGTTGCATGGAGTTTTGTCAACGATTG TTACGGGACGACACTCTGCCTGCAATATAAGCCTCGTCAAATAGCAGCAGGTGCTTTTTTCCTTGCTGCTGAGCACCTAACAGTGGACTTACAATCATACGGAGAGGGCTTGTTTCAAGAGTTTGATACCACACCTGGTCAACTAGAGG ATATCCGTGGCCAGATGCTTGAGCTTTATGAGAAAAAGCATGTTTCTACAACCCAAGGAAGCATAGTCGAAAGAAGCAACGGTGGAGAGATGGTGCATCAACCTGTCTCAAAAGAAGTGGCTTCCACAGATAAATGTCCAAGTTCTGATACTGGAGGAGGAGGCCCATCCAAAGTCAATCTAAGCCAGAGCAATGATCAGATAGTGGACGATGATGTGTCTAGGCCTGAAGGAATTGAAAAGGACAACTCAAAAATAGAAGCTGGAGAGAATCCAAACGGCCATTCTATTGATGAAGACTCGCAACTGCGTGCAGAGGAGGTCAAGGATAAAGGAGAGAAAGATAAAAAGTCAGATGAAGGTATAAAGAAAATGGATTTGTCTGAAAGAGGAGCAGAAGATGTGGAGGAGCTGCGTGATGAAGATGACAAAACAGTGGAGATGGGAAGTCAAAGCTCTCTAATAGCAACACAAGTGTAG
- the LOC106305704 gene encoding iron-sulfur protein NUBPL-like isoform X1, whose product MATAGLLRSLRRRELHAASVAWAYRFSSASAGGRTTELRLDGVKDIIAVASGKGGVGKSSTAVNLAVALANKCELKIGLLDADVYGPSVPIMMNISQKPQVNQDMKMIPVENYGVKCMSMGLLVDKDAPLVWRGPMVMSALAKMTRGVDWGDLDVLVVDMPPGTGDAQITISQNLKLSGAVIVSTPQDVALADANRGVSMFDKVRVPILGLVENMSCFICPHCNEASFIFGKEGARRMAAKKGLKLIGEIPLEMKIREGSDEGVPVVVSSPGSVVSKAYEDLAQNVVNALKELRDNPENEIQMKLNVPHSSGSSYNKP is encoded by the exons ATGGCCACCGCCGGGCTTCTTCGGTCTCTCCGCCGCCGAGAACTCCACGCAGCTTCTGTCGCTTGGGCGTATAGATTC AGTTCTGCTAGCGCCGGCGGGAGGACGACGGAGCTCAGGTTAGACGGAGTCAAAGATATAATCGCCGTTGCGTCTGGTAAAGGCGGAGTAGGAAAGTCTTCGACTGCTG TGAACTTAGCCGTAGCATTGGCCAACAAATGTGAACTGAAGATTGGATTGCTTGATGCTGATGTCTATGGACCATCTGTTCCTATCATGATGAATATCAGTCAAAAGCCTCAAGTCAACCAAG ATATGAAGATGATTCCTGTGGAGAACTATGGAGTTAAATGCATGTCAATGGGACTACTTGTAGACAAAGATGCACCACTTGTGTGGAGAGGTCCTATG GTAATGAGTGCTCTTGCTAAGATGACTAGAGGAGTTGATTGGGGTGATCTCGATGTTCTTGTTGTCGATATGCCTCCTGGAACCGGTGATGCTCAGATTACCATATCCCAAAATCTTAAACTCTCAG GTGCTGTAATTGTATCAACTCCACAAGATGTTGCGCTCGCTGATGCTAATCGAGGGGTCTCCATGTTTGATAAAGTTAGAGTACCT ATTTTGGGGCTTGTGGAGAACATGAGTTGCTTCATTTGTCCTCACTGTAACGAAGCTTCTTTCATATTTGGGAAAGAAGGAGCACGCAGGATGGCTGCAAAGAAGGGTTTAAAACTCATCGGTGAG ATTCCACTGGAAATGAAGATCAGAGAAGGGTCTGATGAAGGTGTTCCTGTGGTTGTTTCTTCACCTGGTTCTGTAGTATCAAAAGCTTATGAAGATCTAGCTCAAAACGTGGTGAATGCATTGAAGGAGCTACGGGATAATCCAGAGAATGAGATTCAGATGAAACTTAATGTTCCACATTCTAGCGGATCATCATATAACAAGCCATGA
- the LOC106305704 gene encoding iron-sulfur protein NUBPL-like isoform X2 — MATAGLLRSLRRRELHAASVAWAYRFSSASAGGRTTELRLDGVKDIIAVASGKGGVGKSSTAVNLAVALANKCELKIGLLDADVYGPSVPIMMNISQKPQVNQDMKMIPVENYGVKCMSMGLLVDKDAPLVWRGPMVMSALAKMTRGVDWGDLDVLVVDMPPGTGDAQITISQNLKLSGAVIVSTPQDVALADANRGVSMFDKVRVPILGLVENMSCFICPHCNEASFIFGKEGARRMAAKKGLKLIDSTGNEDQRRV, encoded by the exons ATGGCCACCGCCGGGCTTCTTCGGTCTCTCCGCCGCCGAGAACTCCACGCAGCTTCTGTCGCTTGGGCGTATAGATTC AGTTCTGCTAGCGCCGGCGGGAGGACGACGGAGCTCAGGTTAGACGGAGTCAAAGATATAATCGCCGTTGCGTCTGGTAAAGGCGGAGTAGGAAAGTCTTCGACTGCTG TGAACTTAGCCGTAGCATTGGCCAACAAATGTGAACTGAAGATTGGATTGCTTGATGCTGATGTCTATGGACCATCTGTTCCTATCATGATGAATATCAGTCAAAAGCCTCAAGTCAACCAAG ATATGAAGATGATTCCTGTGGAGAACTATGGAGTTAAATGCATGTCAATGGGACTACTTGTAGACAAAGATGCACCACTTGTGTGGAGAGGTCCTATG GTAATGAGTGCTCTTGCTAAGATGACTAGAGGAGTTGATTGGGGTGATCTCGATGTTCTTGTTGTCGATATGCCTCCTGGAACCGGTGATGCTCAGATTACCATATCCCAAAATCTTAAACTCTCAG GTGCTGTAATTGTATCAACTCCACAAGATGTTGCGCTCGCTGATGCTAATCGAGGGGTCTCCATGTTTGATAAAGTTAGAGTACCT ATTTTGGGGCTTGTGGAGAACATGAGTTGCTTCATTTGTCCTCACTGTAACGAAGCTTCTTTCATATTTGGGAAAGAAGGAGCACGCAGGATGGCTGCAAAGAAGGGTTTAAAACTCATCG ATTCCACTGGAAATGAAGATCAGAGAAGGGTCTGA